One segment of Bacteroidia bacterium DNA contains the following:
- a CDS encoding 3-phosphoshikimate 1-carboxyvinyltransferase: MKSCSLKYKSIGEAEVEIEAPSSKSIHNRLLILKKLYFPNLNLLNESMAGDSVLLKEIIQQPFTHTTLDALDAGTCFRFMTALLSVTTSHCVLTGTKRMKERPVKGLVDMLRQAGADITYTEKEGFPPLKIKGKALEGGVVIHSESNVSSQFFSAMAMVAPSFSKGLTLILPDNLGSKPYWQMTLDCMCQLGIPYEKQTDTRYYFPHFQPVNEHKEFKIEQDWSGASYFVLLPLLIQDLTIILKGFSLNSIQGDAAFLKKIAPQLALKLTETREGVCITKLRQNTALPERIDFKSAPDLSLNFIVMMALLRHDIVFTGLESLAVKESDRTLAIQQELQKVGVQFFNQENAWHLKTQGFSLSSTIEFSTYKDHRVAMALSYFGLFTQAIIHEPESVSKSFPDFWNQLSKTGIFCNI; the protein is encoded by the coding sequence ATGAAGTCTTGCAGCCTGAAATATAAAAGCATAGGCGAAGCAGAAGTTGAGATAGAAGCACCGTCCTCAAAGAGTATTCACAATCGCTTGCTGATTCTCAAAAAACTATACTTCCCCAATCTGAACTTGCTGAACGAATCCATGGCAGGAGACAGTGTTCTATTAAAGGAAATTATTCAACAACCTTTTACCCACACAACTCTTGATGCGCTGGATGCCGGCACCTGCTTCAGGTTTATGACCGCGTTATTGTCGGTAACAACTTCACATTGTGTTTTGACAGGAACTAAGCGTATGAAAGAAAGACCTGTCAAAGGATTGGTGGATATGCTCAGACAAGCCGGTGCGGATATTACCTATACCGAAAAAGAAGGATTTCCGCCTTTGAAAATAAAGGGAAAAGCATTGGAAGGCGGTGTTGTTATTCATTCTGAATCAAATGTGAGCAGCCAGTTTTTTTCAGCTATGGCAATGGTTGCACCTTCATTCAGCAAAGGCTTAACCCTGATATTGCCCGATAATCTCGGCTCTAAGCCTTATTGGCAAATGACTCTTGACTGCATGTGTCAGTTGGGTATTCCTTATGAAAAGCAAACCGATACCCGATATTATTTTCCGCACTTTCAGCCGGTGAATGAACACAAGGAATTCAAGATAGAACAGGATTGGAGCGGAGCGTCTTATTTTGTGCTGCTCCCTTTGTTAATACAAGATTTGACCATAATTCTAAAAGGTTTTTCTCTTAACAGCATTCAAGGAGATGCCGCATTTCTTAAAAAGATTGCACCCCAACTCGCACTTAAACTGACCGAAACACGTGAAGGGGTTTGTATAACTAAACTTCGGCAAAACACAGCATTGCCCGAGCGCATTGATTTTAAATCTGCTCCCGATTTAAGTCTGAATTTTATTGTGATGATGGCTTTGCTCAGACATGATATTGTCTTCACCGGGCTGGAATCTCTGGCTGTCAAGGAAAGCGACCGAACCCTTGCCATTCAACAGGAATTGCAAAAAGTTGGAGTGCAGTTTTTCAACCAAGAAAATGCTTGGCATCTCAAGACTCAAGGATTCTCTCTTTCATCTACGATTGAATTCAGTACTTATAAAGATCACCGGGTTGCAATGGCTTTGAGTTATTTCGGACTATTTACTCAAGCAATTATTCACGAGCCGGAATCCGTATCTAAATCCTTTCCCGATTTCTGGAATCAGCTTTCAAAAACAGGAATTTTTTGCAATATATAG